One window of the Lytechinus variegatus isolate NC3 chromosome 3, Lvar_3.0, whole genome shotgun sequence genome contains the following:
- the LOC121409956 gene encoding U3 small nucleolar ribonucleoprotein protein IMP4-like — protein MLRRQARQRREYLFRKSQEEQERIIRERKRKLKDALDENKKIPTELQKDALALQKALAFDDDGGEELNHIDDEYRWAGVEDPKIMLTTSRDPSSKLKQFAKELKLIFPNAQRLNRGNYEISQLVQACRANDVTDLIMVHEHRGVPDALQICHLPYGPTAYFTLFNTVLRHDIPKIGTMSEAYPHLIFNNFKSKLGERVMSILKYLFPVPKEDSKRVITFANEEDIISFRHHTYKKVDHKNVDLTEVGPRFEMKLYEIRLGTIDQSNTAEVEWVSRPYMNTAKKRKHLSND, from the exons TTGCGGAGGCAAGCTCGTCAGAGGAGGGAGTATTTATTCCGAAAATCTCAGGAGGAGCAAGAACGTATCATcagggagagaaaaagaaagttgAAAGATGCTCTCGATG aaAACAAGAAGATTCCAACAGAGTTACAGAAAGATGCACTAGCCCTTCAAAAGGCCTTGGcgtttgatgatgatggaggagaAG aaCTGAATCACATTGATGATGAATATAGGTGGGCTGGTGTAGAAGATCCTAAGATCATGCTGACAACATCAAGAGATCCCAGTTCAAAATTGAAGCAGTTTGCCAAg GAGTTGAAACTGATTTTTCCTAATGCCCAGAGATTGAATAGAGGGAACTATGAAATCAGTCAGCTGGTTCAGGCTTGTAGAGCGAATGATGTCACTGATCTTATCATGGTCCATGAACATAGAGGAGTTCCAG ATGCATTACAAATTTGCCATCTACCCTACGGACCTACAGCGTACTTCACTCTCTTCAATACAGTCCTTAGGCATGACATACCAAAGATTGGAACCATGTCAGAAGCCTATCCTCATCTTATCTTCAATAACTTCAAATCAAAGCTTGGTGAAAGA GTGATGAGCATTCTTAAGTATTTGTTTCCTGTACCAAAGGAAGATAGTAAAAGAGTCATCACATTTGCAAATGAGGAAGATATTATCTCTTTCAG ACACCATACGTACAAGAAGGTAGACCACAAGAATGTCGACCTGACCGAAGTGGGACCAAGGTTTGAGATGAAAC TATATGAGATCCGCTTGGGTACAATAGACCAATCCAATACTGCAGAAGTTGAATGGGTGTCTAGGCCTTACATGAACACAGCTAAGAAACGCAAGCATCTAAGTAATGATTGA
- the LOC121409957 gene encoding dentin sialophosphoprotein-like, whose amino-acid sequence MSGAADDDSAPSISTPQSPEGTDGAPDVTVTESKPDTPHSNAEEEDASKDQSKSGTPTEPGNEDGETSKPEDAPPTDNAAPVDEENVGPSSEDHTENKEDAVDGTVKAEDTPTDVEAEQGAQQETPAAEEKGEPARETGETEAVKQEDAEPGGQDDEAQAQPNDTEQNENDMGDVVEGEEAKEPAKEDGVAVTEDSAKDEEKTDEVGSVDQKISENESENVADTGADEGENAKDNVKDEQPAQSTESEPTTDVPESDTRETQSNADDTPQETENPTTEASNENVGNEPTSGNVEDMNNECAKDNAESKPEDTIANTNTSDVPPNSGESTEQVELSELDSVKLENDHLKGRVKELEEEIEGIKEGRKEGIKIQAAYLAREVSQQQDTEKYLREKLAENLQEKEESDQRVKDMQLRLKRFAKDDQAKDTRLAKMEKELREVTHEVQILENMLDEDTLRSVREQKSGGNVNGPSIAGKKKGPASPPPPQSKTCVIL is encoded by the exons ATGTCTGGAGCTGCAGATGATGATTCAGCACCATCGATCAGCACACCTCAGTCTCCCGAGGGTACAGATGGAGCACCGGATGTGACAGTGACTGAAAGCAAGCCAGATACCCCCCATAGCAATGCAGAAGAGGAGGATGCATCAAAAGACCAATCAAAGAGTGGGACTCCAACTGAACCAGGAAACGAGGATGGTGAAACATCAAAACCAGAAGATGCTCCACCAACAGACAATGCTGCACCAGTGGATGAAGAGAATGTAGGACCATCCAGTGAAGATCATACTGAGAACAAGGAAGATGCAGTTGATGGAACAGTCAAAGCGGAAGATACACCTACAGATGTTGAAGCAGAGCAAGGTGCCCAGCAGGAAACTCCTGCCGCTGAGGAGAAAGGTGAGCCTGCACGAGAGACAGGGGAGACTGAAGCTGTTAAACAGGAGGATGCTGAACCTGGAGGACAGGATGATGAAGCACAAGCACAGCCAAATGATACAGAGCagaatgaaaatgacatgggggATGTTGTTGAGGGTGAAGAGGCCAAAGAGCCAGCAAAGGAAGATGGTGTGGCAGTAACTGAAGACAGTGCCAAGGATGAAGAAAAAACAGATGAAGTGGGTTCTGTTGACCAAAAAATCTCAGAGAATGAGAGCGAAAATGTTGCAGACACTGGTGCAGATGAGGGTGAAAATGCCAAAGACAATGTTAAAGATGAGCAACCAGCGCAAAGCACAGAGTCAGAACCAACAACTGATGTTCCAGAAAGTGATACCAGGGAGACACAATCGAATGCAGATGACACCCCTCAAGAAACTGAGAACCCAACAACAGAAGCATCAAATGAGAATGTAGGGAATGAACCTACGTCAGGGAATGTTGAGGACATGAATAATGAATGTGCTAAGGACAATGCTGAATCAAAACCAGAAGACACCATTGCAAACACGAATACTAGTGATGTTCCTCCAAACTCTGGAGAAAGTACAGAACAAGTGGAACTCTCTGAGTTAGACTCTGTGAAGTTAGAAAATGATCACTTGAAGGGAAGAGTTAAAGAGCTTGAGGAAGAGATAGAGGGAATTAAAGAAGGGcgaaaggaaggaataaaaatCCAAGCAGCTTACCTTGCTCGGGAAGTCAGTCAACAGCAAGATACCGAAAAATACCTCAGAGAAAAACTTGCAGAG AATCTgcaagagaaagaagaaagtgacCAACGGGTGAAAGATATGCAGCTACGCCTCAAGCGATTCGCCAAGGATGATCAGGCGAAAGACACCCGGTTAGCCAAGATGGAGAAAGAGCTTCGTGAAGTAACGCATGAGGTTCAGATCTTGGAGAACATGTTGGATGAAGACACACTTCGTAGTGTGCGGGAGCAAAAATCAGGTGGAAATGTCAATGGACCAAGCATTgcaggaaaaaagaaaggaccTGCTTCACCTCCTCCACCACAATCAAAGACTTGTGTTATTTTGTGA